CTGTCCTGTAGCAAGCCTAGATCAAGTCGAGCTAGTTTGACGAGGATAAAAATAATCTGCCACAATAATTGAACATTCTGGCTTGATGCTGTTAAAGTAGTTGCATCCATTGGTTAAAATGTTACATTGTAACAATGTTGTCTTTCGTGGACAGCGCTGTTGTTATTATTGTTAGATATTGTCAGTTAAATGTTGTGCAGCAGCCGTCATAGTAGCAGCCTGCCTATACTATTCCTCTAACCTTTTAACACCTGCACAACGCCTGTCCATCTCTGATTGTGGTCCCGTACATCAGTTGCTCATAGAAGTTATCCGATTCATTCGTTTCTCTCGACAGAGACCACAATGAATGGAGCGAAAAAGCTTGTCCCGCGAGCAGCTGGCCAGATGTTGCTCTTTGTATTGTGCCTTTTGCCACATTTCGGGTGGGCAGCAAACTTCAAGCAAGGGGACCCGGTTACTCTCTATGTAAACAAAGTTGGGCCTTATCACAACCCCCAGGAAACGTATCATTATTACACATTGCCTGTTTGCAGGCCGAAAGAGGTGAGTTTAAATATTACAAGTGTTTAACAAGGATCAGTATAGATATTAGCTTACTTCATGACAACATTTCCTTACAGTTACATAAGTGAGTTTAATGTCATCGAGTCACTCTCAGTCTAGATAGATGATAGACAGATACTATATTGATCCAGAGGAAAGTCTAGTAAGATATTCTAGTCACACAGCAACGTGGTCTGTATTAATGGTGTTCCTCTCCAGGTGCACCACAAGTCTCTGAGCCTGGGAGAAGTCCTGGATGGAGACAGGATGGCAGAGTCTCTCTACGACATTCGCTtcagagagaacacagagaaaAAACAGCTGTGCCAGCTGACGCTCACAGAGAAAGAGGTACTTGGCGTGTGGAAGGTTTCCCGGCGGGGGCCCGGTAGGGGCCGGGCGGGGGCCGGAGGGTCACTGTCTCGGGCTGTGTCTTGCAGGTGGACCAGCTCagagaggctgtggaggagcTGTACTACTTTGAGTTTGTCCTGGACGACATTCCGATCTGGGGCTTTGTGGGATACATGGAGGAGAGCGGCTTCTTACCTCACAGTCACAAGGTgggccctcctcttctcctgtcctctcctcctctcctatcctcctctcctctcttgtactcctctcctctcttgtactcctctcctctcttgtactcctctcctctcttgtactcctctcctctcttgtactcctctcctctcttgtactcctctcctctcttgtactcctctcctctctcatacttctctcctctcttgtactcctctcctctcttgtactcctctcctctcttgtactcctctcctctcttgtactcctctcctctctcatacttctctcctctctcgtactcctctcctctcttgtactcctctcctctcttgtactcctctcctctcttgtactcctctcctctcttgtactcctctcctctcctatcctcctctcctctcttgtactcctctcctctctcatactTCTCTCCTCAGCCAAACACCCTCTCAGCCCCCCTCTGCATCCTATAAACCTACCCTGTGTGTCTCCCCCCTACCCTGTGTGTCTCCCCCCCATGCAGGTGGGTCTGTGGACACACCTGGACTTCAACATCGAGTACAACGGCGACTCTGTGATCTTCGGCAATGTGTCTGTGAAGGACGTGAAGCCCGTGCCCCTGGAGGAAGCAGGCGGTGGGGGCGGCGGGCCGGGCGGGGGGCTGCAGGTCACCCACACCTATAGCGTGCGCTGGTACGAGAGCCCGCTGAGTGCAGCGCGGCgcggggagaggctgagggatcACTCCTTCTTCCCCAAGACCCTGGAGATCCACTGGCTCTCCATCATCAACTccctggtgctggtggtgctgctgctgggctttgtcatcatcatcctcatgagGGTGCTGAAGAACGACTTCGCCAGGtatgggtggggtggaggtggatgctggtggtggggtgggggtggatgctggtggtggggtggaggtggatgctggtggtggggtggatgctggtggtggggtggaggtggatgctggtggtggggtgggggtggatgctggtggtggggtggaggtggatgctggtggtggggtggatgctggtggtggggtgggggtggatgctggtggtggggtggatgctggtggtggggtggaggtggatgctggtggtggggtggatgctggtggtggggtggaggtggatgctggtggtggggtggatgcaggtggtggggtggatgctggtggtggggtggaggtggatgctggtggtggggtgggggtgaagtgggggtgggagaggctGGTGAGGACCGCTGCAGAGCCACCAGCCTGGAGAGCTGAGCTGCTGTTCTGCAGGTAtaacgtggaggaggaggggggctgtgaggatATGGACCAGGGGGACAACGGCTGGAAGATCATCCACACAGACGTGTTCCGCTTCCCCCCCTACAAGAGCCTGCTGTGTGCCGTGCTGGGAGTAGGAGCTCAGTTCCTGACCCTGGCAAcaggttagcacacacacacacacacaccacatacacacaccacatacacacacaccacatacacacagcacatacacacacaccacacacacacaccacacacaccacatacacacacacacaccacatacacacacacacacaccacatacacacacacacaccacacacaccacatacttacacatacatctcttcctccccccccctccccctctcctcctccctccctcactccccccccccctccctcactcactcactccccccccctccctccctccccctctccccctccctccctctctccccctccctcccccaggcatCATTGTCCTGGCGTTGCTGGGGATGTTCAATGTGCATCGTCATGGCGCCATCAACTCAGCTGCCATCGTGCTGTACGCTCTGAcgagctgtgtgtctgggtattGTTCCTGCGGCTTCTACACACAGCTCCACGGGCAGCGCTGGGTGTGGAAcatcatcctcacctcctcgctCTTCTCCGGTGAGGAGGAACGCCACGGCCAGGGGAAACTCTGGGTGGAAATAACAAATGGGTTCATTTAGCTGTTACGCTTTTATCTGAAGCTGTGAGATGGGATTTATCTGCTGTGAAATGTTATTTCTCTGTTCTTTCTATGTGGGGGTGAGTACATGAAGATGTTGGTTTTTAAGAACAAAATTTAGAGCGTAGACTTCTTCCATTTCGTTTTGTGTTCCGTGTCCCGATAATGTCCCTGTAATGGATTTGTGCAATATAGCTTGAACTGAATTTTTCAACCATATATCAGTTTTCTTTCTATTGATGCTTTTCCCCttgtccctccacccttccttctctgctctctctcccatcctccttaCTTGCTATACTTCCATCTTCCTCCACTCACTCCACAAATCCCCCCACCCTCTGATCTGTTTTGATTGTGCCTGTCCCTCTTCCCTGTCCCTCTTTCCTGTCCCTCTTTCCTGTCCCTCTTCCCTGTCCCTCTTTCCTGTccctcttccctgtctctcttccctgtccctcctcccagcccccctcttcCTGACGTGGAGTGTGGTGAACTCGGTCCACTGGTGGAGCGGCTCCACCCAGGCTCTGCCCGCCTCCaccgtgctgctgctgctgggtgcCTGGGTGCTGGTGGGCTTCCCTCTCACCGTGATCGGGGGCATCGTGGGGAGGAACCGGGCCGGAAGCTTCCAGGCGCCCTGCCGCACGCGCAACATCCCCCGGCAGATCCCCCAGCAGCCCTGGTACAAGCACACAGCCGTGCACATGGCCATAGGGGGCTTCCTGCCCTTCAGgtgagcatggggggggggggggggggggggggggtatatggGGCAAGACGATGTGTAGTATCATCATgggattcaggtggctgagcggttaggaaatctggctgataatcagaaggttgctggttcgggttaggattcctggccgtgcaaaatgatgttgtgtccttgggcaaggcacttcatcctacttgcctcaggggaatgtccctgtacttactgtaagtgacTCTGGAtaagatgactaaatgtagcaATGCTAGGAGTTAAAAGATCCACGGTAGCAATGAGCAAATCGGCTCATAGAGATCAAAGTAATACACCTATTCACCTATTGTGAATGATGACAgatttttttatattgctaTGCAGGATACTCATATGAAACCCCTGAAtgtgtccctcccccccccccccccccccccccccccccccccccccccccccccccagtgccaTCTCAGTAGAGCTGTACTACATCTTTGCCACGGTGTGGGGCCGTGAGCACTACACGCTGTACGgcatcctgctgtgtgtgtttgctatcCTGCTCTCCGTGGGCGCGTGCATCTCCGTGGCGCTCACCTACTTCCTGCTCTCGGGGGAGGACTACCGCTGGTGGTGGCGCAGCATCATGAGCGCCGGCTCCACCGGCATCTTCATCTTTGTGTACTCGCTGTTCTACTACCGGAACCGCTCCTCCATGAGCGGGATGGTCCAAAGCGCAGAGTTCTTCGGGTACTCGCTGCTCACGGCGCTGGTGTTCTCCCTCATGCTGGGAACAGTGTCCTTCTGGGCATCACTGGCGTTCATACGCTACATCTACCGCAGCCTCAAGATGGactagtgcacacacacacacacctgatagaggaaacagtacatttacatacacattCCCCATCATGTCAGA
Above is a genomic segment from Osmerus mordax isolate fOsmMor3 chromosome 15, fOsmMor3.pri, whole genome shotgun sequence containing:
- the tm9sf1 gene encoding transmembrane 9 superfamily member 1; translation: MNGAKKLVPRAAGQMLLFVLCLLPHFGWAANFKQGDPVTLYVNKVGPYHNPQETYHYYTLPVCRPKEVHHKSLSLGEVLDGDRMAESLYDIRFRENTEKKQLCQLTLTEKEVDQLREAVEELYYFEFVLDDIPIWGFVGYMEESGFLPHSHKVGLWTHLDFNIEYNGDSVIFGNVSVKDVKPVPLEEAGGGGGGPGGGLQVTHTYSVRWYESPLSAARRGERLRDHSFFPKTLEIHWLSIINSLVLVVLLLGFVIIILMRVLKNDFARYNVEEEGGCEDMDQGDNGWKIIHTDVFRFPPYKSLLCAVLGVGAQFLTLATGIIVLALLGMFNVHRHGAINSAAIVLYALTSCVSGYCSCGFYTQLHGQRWVWNIILTSSLFSAPLFLTWSVVNSVHWWSGSTQALPASTVLLLLGAWVLVGFPLTVIGGIVGRNRAGSFQAPCRTRNIPRQIPQQPWYKHTAVHMAIGGFLPFSAISVELYYIFATVWGREHYTLYGILLCVFAILLSVGACISVALTYFLLSGEDYRWWWRSIMSAGSTGIFIFVYSLFYYRNRSSMSGMVQSAEFFGYSLLTALVFSLMLGTVSFWASLAFIRYIYRSLKMD